One window from the genome of Salvelinus fontinalis isolate EN_2023a chromosome 3, ASM2944872v1, whole genome shotgun sequence encodes:
- the dynlrb1 gene encoding dynein light chain roadblock-type 1 isoform X2 has product MAEVEETLKRIQGQKGVQGIIIVNAEGIPIKTTLDNSSTVQYAGLIHQLVMKARSTVRDIDPQNDLTFLRVRSKKNEIMIAPDKDYFLIVIQNPSD; this is encoded by the exons ATG GCTGAGGTAGAGGAAACCCTCAAGAGAATTCAGGGACAAAAAGGGGTGCAAGGAATCATCATTGTCAATGCTGAAG GCATCCCTATCAAGACCACCCTTGACAACTCCAGCACAGTGCAGTATGCTGGACTCATTCACCAGTTAGTGATGAAGGCACGTAGCACAGTTAGGGACATTGACCCCCAGAATGACCTCACCTTCCTCAGGGTCCGCTCCAAGAAGAATGAGATTATGATTGCTCCAG ATAAAGACTATTTCCTCATTGTCATTCAGAACCCATCAGACTGA
- the dynlrb1 gene encoding dynein light chain roadblock-type 1 isoform X1 yields MGAPLAMGSPDRTQTSNSFAALDPANVHCPRSGGSHNAEVEETLKRIQGQKGVQGIIIVNAEGIPIKTTLDNSSTVQYAGLIHQLVMKARSTVRDIDPQNDLTFLRVRSKKNEIMIAPDKDYFLIVIQNPSD; encoded by the exons ATGGGGGCCCCCTTGGCAATGGGAAGCCCGGACCGGACACAGACTTCAAACAGCTTCGCTGCCCTGGATCCAGCAAATGTACATTGTCCCAGGAGTGGTGGAAGTcataat GCTGAGGTAGAGGAAACCCTCAAGAGAATTCAGGGACAAAAAGGGGTGCAAGGAATCATCATTGTCAATGCTGAAG GCATCCCTATCAAGACCACCCTTGACAACTCCAGCACAGTGCAGTATGCTGGACTCATTCACCAGTTAGTGATGAAGGCACGTAGCACAGTTAGGGACATTGACCCCCAGAATGACCTCACCTTCCTCAGGGTCCGCTCCAAGAAGAATGAGATTATGATTGCTCCAG ATAAAGACTATTTCCTCATTGTCATTCAGAACCCATCAGACTGA